One Prosthecobacter sp. genomic window carries:
- a CDS encoding sodium-translocating pyrophosphatase, with product MPPSFLLQNGIALSIALAIVGLVFALILIRKVVGSDAGNEKMHAIASAIQQGAKAYLNRQIMAVSLIAVIIFAAIWYLRDGLTAAGFVVGALCSLAAGYIGMMVAVRANVRTAQAASVSSHSALKVAFNGGAVTGLLVVALGLLSVGVFYLIVKGMTHGSVNAGKHAIDSLVGLALGSSLISVFARLGGGIYTKAADVGADLVGKNEQNLNEDDPRNPATIADNVGDNVGDCAGMAADVFETYAVSLIGGVLVGHLTVGTDAAVIYPFVLCGLAIIASLIGIGWVNFVKQEATAALVCGVVVSGIIASALFWWATSSIFGASLKIGSLDVPSVNIFYCAAIGLIMTLLVVWITNYYTSTHHKPVRMIAKASETGHATNIIAGISIGNQATLLPVLAITASIWCCFDLAGLYGIAIAVVSMLSLSGIIISLDAFGPITDNAGGIAVMSGLPESVRKITDELDAVGNTMKAVTKGYAIASAGLAAMVLFGSYVEDLQAFVGHKVSFDLMDHRVVIGMFIGGLLPFLFTSFCMSAVGNAAGAVVLEVRRQITAKPGILNGTDIPDYAQCVGIVTNAALRQMILPALLPLVFVIGMAYVGMEALGGVLIGTIVTGLFLGISMTSAGGAWDNAKKYIEEGNHGGKGSFAHQSAVTGDTVGDPYKDTAGPAVNPMIKVVNILAILIIPIIFKK from the coding sequence ATGCCTCCATCCTTCCTGCTGCAAAACGGAATCGCCCTTTCGATCGCCCTGGCCATCGTGGGTCTCGTGTTCGCTCTGATCCTGATCCGTAAAGTCGTGGGATCTGATGCTGGCAACGAAAAGATGCATGCCATCGCCAGTGCGATTCAACAGGGGGCGAAGGCCTACCTCAATCGTCAGATCATGGCTGTGAGCCTCATCGCGGTGATTATCTTCGCGGCGATCTGGTATCTGCGTGATGGTCTGACCGCCGCAGGATTTGTGGTGGGGGCTTTGTGCTCCCTGGCTGCCGGTTACATTGGCATGATGGTCGCGGTGCGTGCCAATGTGCGCACGGCGCAGGCGGCATCAGTCAGCAGTCACTCGGCGCTGAAAGTGGCCTTCAACGGCGGTGCAGTGACGGGCTTGCTCGTGGTGGCGCTCGGCCTGCTCTCGGTTGGCGTGTTCTATCTGATCGTCAAGGGCATGACACACGGCTCCGTGAACGCCGGCAAGCATGCGATTGACTCCCTCGTCGGCCTAGCGCTGGGCAGCTCACTCATCAGCGTATTCGCCCGTCTCGGCGGCGGTATTTACACGAAGGCGGCGGACGTTGGCGCGGACCTTGTGGGCAAGAACGAACAGAATTTGAATGAAGACGATCCTCGCAATCCGGCGACCATCGCCGACAACGTGGGCGACAACGTGGGCGACTGTGCAGGCATGGCGGCGGACGTGTTTGAAACGTATGCGGTGAGCCTGATTGGCGGCGTGCTCGTGGGGCATCTGACCGTGGGAACCGATGCGGCCGTGATTTATCCCTTTGTGCTTTGCGGACTGGCCATCATCGCCTCATTGATCGGCATCGGCTGGGTGAATTTTGTGAAGCAGGAGGCGACGGCGGCTCTTGTGTGTGGTGTGGTGGTTTCCGGCATCATCGCCTCCGCCTTGTTTTGGTGGGCCACCTCCTCGATCTTCGGCGCTTCGCTCAAGATCGGCAGTCTCGACGTACCCAGCGTGAATATCTTCTACTGCGCGGCCATCGGCCTGATCATGACGCTGCTTGTCGTGTGGATCACGAACTACTACACCAGCACCCATCACAAGCCGGTGCGCATGATCGCGAAGGCCTCTGAAACCGGTCACGCCACGAACATCATCGCGGGCATCAGCATTGGGAATCAAGCCACGCTGCTGCCTGTGCTTGCCATCACCGCCTCGATTTGGTGCTGCTTTGATCTCGCGGGGCTGTATGGCATCGCGATTGCCGTCGTTTCGATGCTGAGCCTTTCCGGCATCATCATCTCTCTCGACGCGTTTGGTCCGATCACCGATAACGCGGGCGGTATCGCCGTCATGTCTGGGCTGCCTGAAAGTGTACGCAAGATCACCGACGAGCTCGACGCTGTGGGCAACACCATGAAGGCGGTGACCAAGGGCTACGCCATCGCCAGCGCCGGTTTGGCTGCCATGGTGCTCTTCGGCTCGTATGTCGAGGATTTGCAGGCCTTCGTTGGTCACAAGGTAAGCTTTGACCTGATGGATCACCGGGTCGTCATCGGCATGTTCATCGGCGGCCTGCTGCCATTCCTCTTCACCTCCTTCTGCATGAGTGCCGTGGGCAACGCCGCAGGTGCCGTCGTGCTCGAAGTGCGCCGCCAGATCACCGCGAAGCCTGGCATTCTCAATGGCACTGATATTCCTGATTATGCGCAGTGCGTCGGCATCGTCACCAATGCCGCACTGCGTCAGATGATTCTTCCAGCGCTGCTGCCGCTGGTTTTCGTGATTGGCATGGCCTACGTCGGCATGGAGGCGCTCGGCGGAGTACTCATCGGCACGATTGTCACCGGTTTGTTCCTCGGCATCTCGATGACCAGCGCCGGTGGGGCTTGGGACAATGCGAAGAAATACATTGAGGAAGGCAACCACGGCGGCAAAGGCAGCTTTGCGCACCAGTCCGCCGTCACCGGCGACACTGTGGGAGATCCCTACAAAGACACCGCCGGACCTGCCGTGAATCCGATGATCAAGGTGGTGAACATCCTCGCCATCCTCATCATCCCGATCATCTTCAAGAAATAG